The DNA region AGCTATTGTCCACCAGCAGAAAACACCAGCCAAGAGGAACATGCACTGGTGTTGACTGAGCAGGGATTCCTTCTCCTCACAGTCTGGTGGCAGTCCGCCTGAGGTCTTTAGCTTGAAGGTGTTTGCTGAATTAGTGAGTTCACATTGTTACCTGGCTAGGAGCTGTTCTTCAACACTACTGTATATGCCACCACTGCCCATGATCATTCCAGCAGGTATGGtcctttaataatatattttgacattttgaatGGTTTAATTTTGATTCTACCAAAGGATTCTTGGGACAAGAGCATCATGAAGGGTTACAGAAAAGGGAAATTGAGTATAAGGAAGACTTGATATGTACTTGACTCACCTTTGAGTCATGGACCCTTTTGACTCCACCACTGGTAccattgaaacaaacaaaacaaaaataagcaaataactgCCATTGTGGAAAGGTAATGGAATAAAGTGACTGAGGGTGCAGGCTCTGAAATCAAACAGCCTGAGCTTCAAATCATGCTCCACTACTGTACCAGCCATGTGTCATTGAGCAAAGCACTAACCTCTCTTCCCAGTTTCCTTTCCAAAATGCAGATAATGGTTTCTCCCCAATAaggttgttgtgagaattaaatgttaTGATGAATGCAAAGACTTGCACAGTGGAAAGAAATATCATCTGCACTTAGCTTCTTCGTCTGTGGCTCCAATGTAAAAAGCTCACATGCCCCCTCCAGACAGGACTGGAAATGAGATTGATGCTTATTCCTGATTGGCCTGCCAGCTCCCTTCCTTGTGCACACACTAGAGCATATACACTTTTCTCCATGGTAACCTCAGCCTCTTCTGGTAGAACCTTATTTGCTCAGACTGAGAACAAAACAATTGctttggtttctgttttctttcatatcaTGCCTAGGCACTGTCTGAACAGGGCTTTTCCCAGTTTCCCTCAGAATAGGGGTCTTTGCAGCTGCTTAATCTAAGCTTTTGCATGTGAGGGGCAGCCactagggaaaagaaagaaagtgaaggagATTCCATGAGAAACCTTAGCAAGACCTCTTCATGTGCTTTGGGaaaaattaattcaacaaatgtgTACTGAGGACCAGTTCCAGGTGAGTCCCTATTACAGGGACTAGGAAGAAGTAAGGGCTTACAGTGTAAGGAGAGAAattgctaataataataaaagaaatgactaaaaagacaaataactttGGGTATTATGAAGGAAACAGTGGTAGAGATGATGCAGAGAATGGGACCGGGCAAACAGTGATTAAGGAGGAGGAGACATTTAAGCTAAACTAAAGGATGAAAAAGGGCCAGTCAGATGAAATCAGGGGAAGAGCATTCTGAGGAGGGAAAATAGTAAGTCCAAAGGTCTTGAGGTCAGAACGTTATGGAAGAGAAGGACAGAGGTGATAAAGCTGGAGGCAAGACGGGACTCGTCAGTGCTGAGTCAGGAGTCAAATTGTTAAAGGGAATGGGAAGCTCTAAAGAGGCTTCCCATGACCAGATAGGTGTGTACAGACCCTCTCCTTATACTCTCCTCACCCACCAGGCCCAGCTGGCCCGGGCACTGTACGACAACACTGCTGAGTCTCCCCAGGAGCTGTCCTTCCGCAGAGGGGACGTTCTACGGGTACTGCAGAGGGAGGGTGCTGGCGGACTGGATGGCTGgtgcctctgctccctgcatgGCCAGCAGGGCATTGTGCCTGCCAACAGAGTGAAGCTTCTTCCTGCTGGCCCAGCGCCCAAGCCCAGCCTCTCCCTGGCACCCTCCGCCCAGCCTGGCTCACCACACCCAACCCTAGAGCACAGCAATGAGGAACAGGAGGTGAGACTTGAAGTCCCCCAAGCCCCAAACCTGGAGACCCCTTGTCCTCCCCTGGGGcttgcaggcaggcaggcagaccccCCAGGTCACTGCTCTCCTCCCACTGTGCTCTCTGAAGTCTGTGCCACCCCTTAGCTCTGTGTCTCTGTTGGTAGCACAGCAGGGCAGGTTTCTAAGCTCCTCCAAGTCTAACATGGTTCACCAGCCCCCTCCTTCAGACCCACCCACCTGTCTTGATCTCCCAGGTGTATGTGGTACCACCCCCAGCTCGCCCCTGTCCTGCCTCAGGACCTCTGGCTGGACCCTGCCCACCCTCCCCTGACTCCATCTACAAGGTCCCCAGAGGCAATGGGACCCAACTGTCCACTCCCAGAGATGCCTTGGAGGTGAGGGTTAAAGGTCTGTGTATTTGGGGTAAGGGACAAACAACCTCAGGGCTGGTCCATTGCTGAGCTGAAGGGTGACTCACTGTTCCCTCTCTCCAGGTCTATGATGTGCCCCCCACTGCCTTCCGAGCTCAATCCAGTGACCCCTATGACTCCCCAGCTTCCTTTTCTCATCCACTGGCCCGGGTTGCCCAGCAGCACCCTGGGGAAGATGAAGCTCCCTATGATGTACCTCTAGCCCCAAAGCCATCCACAGAGCTGGAGCCAGATCTGGAGTGGGAAGGGGGCCGGGAACCAGGGCCCCCACTCTACGCTGCCCCCTCCAACCTGAAACGGGCATCAGCCCTCCTCAACCTGTATGAAGCACCCGAAGAACTGCTGGCCAACGGGGAAAGTGGGGACACTGATGAGGGCATCTATGATGTGCCCCTGCTGGGTCCCGAGGCACCCCCTTCTCCAGAGCCCCCAGGAAACTCGGCCTCCAACGAGCTGGACACCCTGGCCCAGCTCCTGGCCAGAAGCCCTCCACCACCACACAGGCCTCGGCTGCCCTCTGCTGAGAGTCTGTCCCGGCGCCCTCTGCCTGCCCTGCCTGTCCCTGAGGCTCCCAGCCCTTCTCCAgctccctctcctgctccagGCCGCAAAGGCAGTATCCAGGATCGGCCTctgcctccacccccaccccgcctGCCTGGCTTTGGGGGTCCCAAGATCGAGGGGAATCCAGAGGACAGGGAAGTGGAGGATGATCCAGCAGGACCCCACAATGAGTATGAAGGCATCCCAATGGCTGAAGAGTACGACTATGTTCACTTGAAGGTGCGTTCCTCCTGGGGCACTCCCAGAAatgcctcaagaggaggaggagtgtaGAGGCTTGGGGCAGAACTTCCCtgcctcccttcttcctctctcccctgccccTTCATCCTGTGGCCAGGGACCCTACCACATGTTCTTGGCCTTACCACATGTACTAGTGCCACACTCCCCCCTTAATCCCAGCCTGGGACCACCAGAGCTCCCTCCTGAGTCAAGGGACTGGAAGGGAGACTGGGGAAGCCACCACTCCTGCACTGAGACTTGATCCCCTTTGCAGGGCATGGATAAAGCTCAGGGATCTAGGCCCCTGGATAAAGCCTTTCCAGAGGATCCTGAACTACAGGAGAAGGGACTGCCTGAGCAGCAGGTAACCCCCTGTTGGAGGTGTGCTAGAGAAGGGGGCTGGTGAAGGAGGGCTGAAGACTTGGGGGAAGGGTTATTCTTAACCAAACTATAGAGGGAAATAGATTAGGATGAGATTAGAGTTCACATGAAGCAGGGACAGAGTAGACAGGAGTTAGAATTCAACTGGAAGGTGCTGGAACTTGGAAGAGGATATTAGAAATTCagaaagaggggaaagaatgtGTTGGAGAGGAGTCAGAAAGCCGGGCAGCCAAGGGAGCAGAAAGAGTTTCTGGGCTGTGGCTCCTTCTAAGGCTCCTTCCAACTGTGAATTCCTGGGCTCCTAAGAGACCTGGCTCCTAATCCCAGCTCCACCACTAagaagggggggggggggcacaaagCGATCACTtaagtctttctggacctcaggaAAGTGAGATAGTTTCCTTGACTCAGTCTAGAATGGACATAACACAATAGCAACCATTTATCGGGTATTTACCAAGTGCCAGACCCTGTGCTAGGCACACATGCTTCAACATCAATCACAGTCATAGTCGATGCTCATAACAGCTTAGGGTGTGAGTGCACTGtgccaagccctttttatttattttctcgaATAATGTTCTCTGCAGCCTTGTTAGGTACATGCTAGAACTATAATCTTCAATACAGTTACCACATGTGGCTACCAGACCCACAAGATGTGGCTAGTCTGAATTGAAATGTGCTATAAATATAAAGTGCACACTGGATTTTGAAGATTTACTATGG from Ictidomys tridecemlineatus isolate mIctTri1 chromosome 5, mIctTri1.hap1, whole genome shotgun sequence includes:
- the Efs gene encoding embryonal Fyn-associated substrate isoform X2: MAIATSAQLARALYDNTAESPQELSFRRGDVLRVLQREGAGGLDGWCLCSLHGQQGIVPANRVKLLPAGPAPKPSLSLAPSAQPGSPHPTLEHSNEEQEVYDVPPTAFRAQSSDPYDSPASFSHPLARVAQQHPGEDEAPYDVPLAPKPSTELEPDLEWEGGREPGPPLYAAPSNLKRASALLNLYEAPEELLANGESGDTDEGIYDVPLLGPEAPPSPEPPGNSASNELDTLAQLLARSPPPPHRPRLPSAESLSRRPLPALPVPEAPSPSPAPSPAPGRKGSIQDRPLPPPPPRLPGFGGPKIEGNPEDREVEDDPAGPHNEYEGIPMAEEYDYVHLKGMDKAQGSRPLDKAFPEDPELQEKGLPEQQEAPSPGEPLVLSTGDLQLLHFYAGQCQSHYSALQAAVAALMSSTQAKQPPSLFVPHSKRVVVAAHRLVFVGDTLGRLAASAPLRTQVGAAGTALGQALQATVLAVKGAALGYPSGPASQEMARCVAELAGRALRFTTLLTSLAA
- the Efs gene encoding embryonal Fyn-associated substrate isoform X1, with product MAIATSAQLARALYDNTAESPQELSFRRGDVLRVLQREGAGGLDGWCLCSLHGQQGIVPANRVKLLPAGPAPKPSLSLAPSAQPGSPHPTLEHSNEEQEVYVVPPPARPCPASGPLAGPCPPSPDSIYKVPRGNGTQLSTPRDALEVYDVPPTAFRAQSSDPYDSPASFSHPLARVAQQHPGEDEAPYDVPLAPKPSTELEPDLEWEGGREPGPPLYAAPSNLKRASALLNLYEAPEELLANGESGDTDEGIYDVPLLGPEAPPSPEPPGNSASNELDTLAQLLARSPPPPHRPRLPSAESLSRRPLPALPVPEAPSPSPAPSPAPGRKGSIQDRPLPPPPPRLPGFGGPKIEGNPEDREVEDDPAGPHNEYEGIPMAEEYDYVHLKGMDKAQGSRPLDKAFPEDPELQEKGLPEQQEAPSPGEPLVLSTGDLQLLHFYAGQCQSHYSALQAAVAALMSSTQAKQPPSLFVPHSKRVVVAAHRLVFVGDTLGRLAASAPLRTQVGAAGTALGQALQATVLAVKGAALGYPSGPASQEMARCVAELAGRALRFTTLLTSLAA